TTAGCCTGATCGCGCGCTTCTATGATGTGAACGAGGGATCCTTAACCGTGGAAGGTTTGGATGTACGCGAGGTGCTGAAGCACGACCTACGTAGCAACATCGCTCTGGTCTCTCAGCATCCACTTCTGTTCCGAGGCAGCATTGCGGACAACATCGCCGTGGGGAAACCTGGTGCTAACCGCGATGAGATCGAGAAGGCAGCTAAGCTCGCTCAGGCGCATGAATTCATTATGTCCATGCCGGATGGATACGACACCCTTCTTGGTGAGCGCGGTGAAGGCTTGTCTGGTGGTCAAAGACAGCGTGTGGCGATCGCGCGTGCCTTCTTGAAAGACGCGCTTATCCTCATCCTGGATGAAGCGACTAGTGCTTTGGATACCGAGAGTGAGGCTCAGATTCAGAAGTCCCTAGTGGAACTTTCGAAGGGCAGAACGACTTTCATGATCGCACACCGCTTTAGTTCCATCAGGCATGCCAGCCGTATTCTTGTCTTCCACAAAGGAGCCGAGGGTGGCGAAATCATTGCAGACGGAACTCATGCAGAGTTGTTCCAGAGTTGCGATCTCTATCGCGACCTTTACGAGAAACAGCTGAGCTAAGGCTTATGCCAATGATCGCAGGTAGTCTGTGAGCTGAGTAGCTTCACGCTGGATCGTGTAGTGCTGCTCCACATGCTTGCGGCCATTCACGCCAAGTTGAAGCAGTCGCTCTGGATCTGCCATCATGAGGTCCAGTTTCTCTCGGGTCGCATGTACATCTCCACAAGGGACGCAGTAGCCCAGGGAATCATCAGTAATGATGTCTTTCCATGCTCCCGCTTCGGAGGCGATGACAGCGGTGCCTGAGGCCATGGCTTCCAATACGGTGAGGCCGAAACCCTCATTGCGTGACAAGGCTGCGACGATCGACATGGAGCGAAACAGGATAGGCAGGCGCTCGAATGGCTGCTTGCCGATGAACATGAGTCGCTCTCCTACCCCAGCATTCTCGGCTTTGGCCTTCTGTTCGTCGACAAAAGCTTTGTTGGAAGGGGTGATCTCTCCGCCGATGATGACGGTAAAGTCAGGGTGTTTCTCTAGCAGAGGCAGGACGGCATCCACGAGGACATCGATCCCTTTCTGGTGACGAACCCTGCCAAAGATGCCGATGCCATACTTGCCTGGATAGCCAAGCTCTTGCCATGCCTTGGCCTTTTCTGCGGCAGGTGAATAGATAGACTCATCAATGCCGTGAGGGACGATGATGTCTGGCTTGCGTTCTAGATAGGAGGCGGCTGCGGAGCAGGTGGAGATAATGCCATCCACCTGCGAGATGAGGTACTTGGTGAGACCTGAGTGATGGCGCTGGGCCGTCGAGGTGAAGGCGATCTTGAGTTTGGCCCCAAAGAGCTTCTTGAGCAGCAGGGCCTGAATCATCTCGTCATTGCGGCGCGCATGAAAGACACGCGAGCGTCCGTCCGGGAGAGGCTTGCGGCACAGCTTGGCTGTTTGCCAAAAGTTTAGGACAGGGGTGTCTTTTGCCAGGTGGTGTGGACCCATCACCGCTGTTGGGATTAGGTCCTTCTGGACTGAGAGCACTTGCAGCATCGTCGAAGTCACGCCCGAAAAGCGCTTGTTGGAATTACCAAGGATGAGTTCGATGTCTGCCATAGGGTGATGCGTGGATCTTGAGCTTATTCTTCGTGAAAAGGAAGGCAAAGGCGACAGAAACTTTCAAGTGGCTCGTTTGAGATATGTGAAGAAAATGCCTCAAAGTGGAGATCGTGGACGGAACTGTATTTGGTCACGTTTGAGGTTCATTTTGCTAAGTAATTGGTATCAGCTAGATGCATAAGATGACCGCAGTCAGTGATAGCCGGGAATTGGCTCGTAAAGTCGTGATTCTCGATGAGGGAAGCACGGGTCATGTCGTGCAATCTCGTGGATTGGCGAAGGAGTTGTCCAAAAGACTGCCTGTTGAGGTCCTGGAATATAGAATTCCATGTCGGTTGCCTCGGAAATTCGCACGTTCACTAGGAAAGCGCTTACTGGATAGCCCTCTCTGGAAATGTGGGGTGGGCTGGATTCATCCACTCAAAGGGATCGATCTGCAGTCCTGTGATGTTTTGGTGGCAAGTGGGCCGCACGCCCTGAATGCTCTGCGCTATTTGGGGAGGCTGGGGAATTGCCCAACGGTATTCGTACAAGGCACTCTGAATATTCCCGAGGGGCAGATGGACCTGATCGTGCGACCAGATGAAGGTGAGGAGCGTTCAGACTATGTCTTCATCCCGGTGCTTTTTACCGAGATCGACCCAAACGAGTTGACCGCAAATCAAGAGTCGCTGCAGGCGAAGTATGGCACGGATGAAAAGCTCAAAGCTCTCTTCATCGGCAATAGCTCGGCCAAGATTGTCTTTGAAGATAGGGACTGGGATGATCTGGCTGAGTTTGTGAACCGCAGCTGGAGCCTGGATGGGGTGCGCTGGCTGATTTCTACTTCCTACCGGACTGGTGGCGAGCTTGAGCGCAGGCTCAGAAATAGGCTGAACCCGGCAGCGATCGCCAAAGCAGTCTGGTATAGCGAGATGCCTGAAAAAATTACCAAGGAATATCTCTCCTTGGCGTGTGAGGTCTATGTGACCATGGACAGCCTGACGATGGCAACCGAGGCTGTATGCTCTGGCAAACCATGTTACTTGTATAGCTCTCAATCAGCGATGAAGCTGAATGAAAATACTCATGTTCGCTACATTAGAGGACTCGTTGAGAATGGTTACGCCCAAGTATTTGATGGAGGAACTCAGCCGGCTGAGCTTGAAAGTCTGAATGGCCATGAGCCCGATTATTCAGAGGCCGTGAACCTTATTTTACAACGCATCGGATGGCGCCAATGAATGGGCAACAATGGCATACTATCGGAGTCTCTCATTCACCCCTGGTGACGAGAGTTTTTAAGGCGGCTATGCAGGTTCAGAAGGTTTCTAGAGAGGACTGGACCTTGTTAGGGAGGAGGTCTGTTTTTTCGAAGGAAAGCCCGTACAGCCTCGATGATTTAACAGATGCCATGGAGGCGGCCTACAAGCGTGTCGATAGGCGTGCTTATCGTAAGGCGAAAGAGGATCTCACAGAGATGCTTTGCAGGTATGCGCCTGATGGCTATGAGGTGGCATTACCCCATGCGAATCAAATCATCTACCAGGAGATCATCTCGCACCCTTTGTGTAGGGGGTATTACTTGTTAGAGGAGGGCTTTACCTCGATGAACTGGCGACACTATAACCAGCGGAAACTGACATGGGAGAAAGCTCTAAAATATCGTCTTCGTAGTATGGTGACTGGGTCACGCTTTGATAGTCGACGTCCGATGTTTGATATGGATGACCAGCTGTACCGCGGATGTTTTACAGTGTCAGATTCTGCATTCAAGAATGTGGGGGGAAGACGAGATGTTTCTGAGGGGCTTGCGACGTTGGGTAATCGGGGAGATGACGCCAAAAGGCGCGTCTATGTGGTTTTAGATTCATCCTATTGTAATCAAGGTATCTCGTGGGAAAATTAT
The sequence above is drawn from the Rubritalea squalenifaciens DSM 18772 genome and encodes:
- a CDS encoding glycosyltransferase family 4 protein; this translates as MADIELILGNSNKRFSGVTSTMLQVLSVQKDLIPTAVMGPHHLAKDTPVLNFWQTAKLCRKPLPDGRSRVFHARRNDEMIQALLLKKLFGAKLKIAFTSTAQRHHSGLTKYLISQVDGIISTCSAAASYLERKPDIIVPHGIDESIYSPAAEKAKAWQELGYPGKYGIGIFGRVRHQKGIDVLVDAVLPLLEKHPDFTVIIGGEITPSNKAFVDEQKAKAENAGVGERLMFIGKQPFERLPILFRSMSIVAALSRNEGFGLTVLEAMASGTAVIASEAGAWKDIITDDSLGYCVPCGDVHATREKLDLMMADPERLLQLGVNGRKHVEQHYTIQREATQLTDYLRSLA
- a CDS encoding ELM1/GtrOC1 family putative glycosyltransferase, whose protein sequence is MHKMTAVSDSRELARKVVILDEGSTGHVVQSRGLAKELSKRLPVEVLEYRIPCRLPRKFARSLGKRLLDSPLWKCGVGWIHPLKGIDLQSCDVLVASGPHALNALRYLGRLGNCPTVFVQGTLNIPEGQMDLIVRPDEGEERSDYVFIPVLFTEIDPNELTANQESLQAKYGTDEKLKALFIGNSSAKIVFEDRDWDDLAEFVNRSWSLDGVRWLISTSYRTGGELERRLRNRLNPAAIAKAVWYSEMPEKITKEYLSLACEVYVTMDSLTMATEAVCSGKPCYLYSSQSAMKLNENTHVRYIRGLVENGYAQVFDGGTQPAELESLNGHEPDYSEAVNLILQRIGWRQ